The proteins below come from a single Kitasatospora sp. NBC_00315 genomic window:
- a CDS encoding nickel-dependent hydrogenase large subunit has protein sequence MAPTTKAAGDGSGLTEMSWDPITRIVGSLGIHTKIDFKQKKVAECYSTSSVFRGYSVFMRGKDPRDAHFITSRICGICGDNHATCSVYAQNMAYGVKPPHLAEWIINLGEAAEYMFDHNIFQENLVGVDYCEKMVRETNPGVLEKAERTEAPHAGDHGYRTIADIMRSLNPIEGEFYREALQVSRYTREMFCLMEGRHVHPSTLYPGGVGTVATVQLFTDYLSRLMRYVEFMKRVVPLHDDLFDFFYEALPGYEEVGRRRIMLGCWGSLNDPDHCDFTYRNMTDWGRRMFVTPGIVVDGKLVTNDLTEINLGIRILLGSSYYQDWEGQEQFVTHDPLGNPVDPRHPWNQHTIPAPQKRNFDDKYSWVMSPRWFDGKDYLALDTGGGPLARLWSTALSGLVDFGYVKATGHSVQINLPRTMTKPETTFEWKIPQWSNAIERNRARTYFQAYAAGAALHFAEKALAEVRAGRTQTWEKFEVPNEGLGCGFTEAVRGVLSHHMVIRDGKIANYHPYPPTPWNASVRDTYGTPGPYEDAVQNTPIFEENTPENFKGIDIMRAVRSFDPCLPCGVHMYVGDGRTVKQMHVPTGLSGMGG, from the coding sequence ATGGCACCGACGACGAAGGCGGCCGGCGACGGCAGCGGCCTGACCGAGATGTCCTGGGATCCGATCACCCGGATCGTGGGCAGTCTCGGCATCCACACGAAGATCGATTTCAAGCAGAAGAAGGTCGCGGAGTGCTACAGCACCTCCTCGGTCTTCCGCGGCTACAGCGTCTTCATGCGCGGCAAGGACCCGCGCGACGCCCACTTCATCACCAGCCGGATCTGCGGCATCTGCGGCGACAACCACGCCACCTGCTCGGTGTACGCGCAGAACATGGCGTACGGGGTGAAGCCGCCGCACCTGGCCGAGTGGATCATCAATCTCGGCGAGGCGGCCGAGTACATGTTCGACCACAACATCTTCCAGGAGAACCTGGTCGGGGTGGACTACTGCGAGAAGATGGTCCGCGAGACCAACCCCGGCGTGCTGGAGAAGGCCGAGCGCACCGAGGCCCCGCACGCCGGTGACCACGGGTACCGGACCATCGCGGACATCATGCGCTCGCTCAACCCGATCGAGGGCGAGTTCTACCGCGAGGCGCTGCAGGTCAGCCGCTACACCCGGGAGATGTTCTGTCTGATGGAGGGGCGCCACGTGCACCCCTCCACGCTCTACCCGGGCGGCGTCGGCACGGTCGCCACCGTGCAGCTCTTCACCGACTACCTCAGCCGGCTGATGCGCTACGTCGAGTTCATGAAGCGCGTCGTCCCGCTGCACGACGACCTGTTCGACTTCTTCTACGAGGCCCTGCCCGGGTACGAGGAGGTCGGCCGCCGCCGCATCATGCTCGGCTGCTGGGGCAGCCTCAACGACCCGGACCACTGCGACTTCACCTACCGCAACATGACCGACTGGGGCCGGCGGATGTTCGTCACCCCCGGCATCGTGGTTGACGGCAAGCTGGTCACCAACGACCTCACCGAGATCAACCTCGGGATCCGGATCCTGCTCGGCAGCTCCTACTACCAGGACTGGGAGGGCCAGGAGCAGTTCGTCACCCACGACCCGCTCGGCAACCCCGTCGACCCCCGCCACCCGTGGAACCAGCACACCATCCCCGCGCCGCAGAAGCGCAACTTCGACGACAAGTACAGCTGGGTGATGTCGCCCCGCTGGTTCGACGGCAAGGACTACCTGGCGCTGGACACCGGCGGCGGACCGCTCGCCCGGCTCTGGTCCACCGCGCTCTCCGGACTGGTCGACTTCGGGTACGTCAAGGCCACCGGCCACAGCGTGCAGATCAACCTGCCCCGCACCATGACCAAGCCGGAGACCACCTTCGAGTGGAAGATCCCGCAGTGGAGCAACGCGATCGAGCGCAACCGCGCCCGGACGTACTTCCAGGCGTACGCGGCCGGCGCCGCGCTGCACTTCGCCGAGAAGGCGCTCGCCGAGGTGCGCGCCGGCCGCACCCAGACCTGGGAGAAGTTCGAGGTCCCGAACGAGGGCCTGGGCTGCGGCTTCACCGAGGCCGTCCGCGGCGTGCTGTCGCACCACATGGTGATCCGCGACGGCAAGATCGCCAACTACCACCCGTACCCGCCGACCCCGTGGAACGCCAGCGTGCGCGACACCTACGGCACGCCCGGCCCGTACGAGGACGCGGTGCAGAACACGCCGATCTTCGAGGAGAACACCCCGGAGAACTTCAAGGGCATCGACATCATGCGGGCCGTCCGCAGCTTCGACCCCTGCCTGCCCTGTGGCGTCCACATGTACGTCGGCGACGGTCGCACCGTCAAGCAGATGCACGTGCCCACCGGACTCAGCGGGATGGGCGGATGA
- a CDS encoding hydrogenase expression protein HypE has product MGATDTTTVGRSAPPGDQELPLVHILWINAGLSCDGDSVSLTAAMQPSIEQIVTGELPGIPPVAVHWPLIDFECGPVQGADNFVEWFFKAERGELEPFVLVVEGSIPNEKIKAEGYWCGFGDDPATGQPITTSEWLDRLAPKATAVVAIGTCATYGGIHAMAGNPTGAMGVPDYLGWDWTSKAGLPIVCVPGCPIQPDNFSETLLYLLHQLAGAAPMIPLDDKLRPTWLFGATVHEGCDRGGYYEQGQFATEYGSPQCLVKLGCWGPVVKCNVPKRGWINGVGGCPNVGGICIACTMPGFPDKFMPFMDEPPGGKVSSTASTAYGVVIRKLRSITASTVDAEPKWRRTGKKLATGYRPPW; this is encoded by the coding sequence ATGGGTGCAACAGATACGACCACCGTCGGCCGCTCCGCCCCGCCGGGCGACCAGGAACTGCCGCTGGTGCACATTCTCTGGATCAACGCGGGCCTGAGCTGCGACGGTGACTCCGTGTCGCTGACCGCGGCGATGCAGCCCAGCATCGAACAGATCGTCACGGGCGAACTGCCCGGCATCCCCCCGGTCGCCGTCCACTGGCCGCTGATCGACTTCGAGTGCGGGCCCGTCCAGGGCGCCGACAACTTCGTCGAGTGGTTCTTCAAGGCGGAGCGCGGCGAGCTCGAACCGTTCGTCCTCGTCGTCGAGGGCTCCATCCCGAACGAGAAGATCAAGGCCGAGGGCTACTGGTGCGGCTTCGGCGACGATCCCGCGACCGGCCAGCCCATCACCACCAGCGAGTGGCTCGACCGGCTGGCGCCCAAGGCCACCGCGGTGGTCGCCATCGGGACCTGCGCCACCTACGGCGGCATCCACGCGATGGCGGGCAACCCGACCGGGGCGATGGGCGTCCCGGACTACCTCGGGTGGGACTGGACCTCCAAGGCGGGCCTGCCGATCGTCTGCGTGCCCGGCTGCCCGATCCAGCCCGACAACTTCTCCGAGACCCTGCTCTACCTGCTCCACCAGCTGGCCGGCGCCGCGCCGATGATCCCGCTGGACGACAAGCTGCGCCCGACCTGGCTGTTCGGCGCCACCGTGCACGAGGGGTGCGACCGGGGCGGCTACTACGAGCAGGGCCAGTTCGCCACCGAGTACGGCTCGCCGCAGTGCCTGGTCAAACTCGGGTGCTGGGGGCCGGTGGTGAAGTGCAACGTCCCCAAGCGGGGCTGGATCAACGGCGTCGGCGGCTGCCCGAACGTGGGTGGCATCTGCATCGCCTGCACCATGCCGGGCTTCCCGGACAAGTTCATGCCGTTCATGGACGAGCCGCCCGGCGGCAAGGTCTCCAGCACCGCCAGCACCGCCTACGGCGTGGTGATCCGCAAGCTGCGGTCGATCACCGCCTCCACCGTGGACGCGGAGCCCAAGTGGCGCCGCACCGGGAAGAAGCTGGCGACCGGCTACCGGCCGCCCTGGTGA
- a CDS encoding enoyl-CoA hydratase-related protein, whose protein sequence is MRILLVASAFNSLTQRVFAELRDRGHRLRVHLAEGDAALRAVISADPPELVLAPMLRTAIPADVWSAYTCLVVHPGPPGDRGPSSLDHAIQEGATRWGVTVLQADERMDAGDIWASTEFSVPPVGKSDLYRNEVSDAAVAAVLLAVERFAAGDHRPRPQHGPDWDVPDRTRPYLRQELRRIDWATDPTELVLRRLRAADSQPGVLDELLGGEWYLHGGHPEDELRGRPGELLATRAGAVCRATADGAVWIPQLRARRQPDGPATFTLPATLALGERLPRLPEVPAPLELPEGRRTWTDIGYRERGPVGLLRFSFPGGAMSTAHCRRLLAAYRFACARPTTALVLGGGRDFFSNGIHLNVIEAAADPAQESWANITAMDDLVEAVLTTTDRLVVAALGGNASAGGVALALAADEVWCREGAVLNPHYRLMGLYGSEYWTYTLPRRVGPAVADRLSRAALPVTAGTAQRLGLVDRVVEAGPQDFGTEVERFAGLLAAGPAVHDRIAAKKEVRERDEALRPLAGYRARELARMHRTFFTPQEPYHALRSAFVAKKSPPGTPAHLRPPAMDRTYREG, encoded by the coding sequence ATGCGAATCCTGCTCGTGGCCAGCGCGTTCAACAGTCTGACGCAGCGCGTCTTCGCCGAACTGCGTGATCGGGGACACCGGTTGAGGGTCCATCTGGCGGAGGGGGACGCAGCGCTGCGGGCGGTGATCAGTGCGGACCCGCCGGAGCTCGTCCTCGCGCCGATGCTGAGGACGGCCATCCCCGCGGACGTGTGGTCCGCGTACACCTGCCTGGTGGTCCACCCCGGGCCGCCCGGCGACCGGGGGCCGTCCTCGCTGGACCACGCGATCCAGGAGGGCGCCACCCGCTGGGGCGTGACGGTGCTCCAGGCGGACGAGCGGATGGACGCCGGTGACATCTGGGCGAGCACCGAGTTCTCCGTGCCGCCGGTCGGCAAGAGCGACCTCTACCGCAACGAGGTCTCCGACGCGGCGGTGGCGGCCGTCCTGCTGGCGGTGGAGCGCTTCGCCGCCGGCGACCACCGCCCGCGCCCTCAGCACGGTCCCGACTGGGACGTCCCCGACCGCACCCGCCCGTACCTGCGCCAGGAGCTGCGGCGGATCGACTGGGCCACCGACCCGACCGAGCTGGTCCTGCGCAGGCTGCGGGCCGCCGACTCGCAGCCCGGCGTCCTGGACGAGCTCCTCGGCGGCGAGTGGTACCTGCACGGCGGCCATCCGGAGGACGAACTGCGCGGGCGCCCGGGAGAGCTGCTCGCCACCCGGGCCGGGGCCGTGTGCCGGGCCACCGCGGACGGCGCGGTGTGGATCCCGCAGCTGCGGGCGCGCCGGCAACCCGACGGCCCGGCGACCTTCACGCTGCCGGCGACCCTGGCCCTGGGGGAGCGGCTGCCCCGGCTGCCCGAGGTGCCGGCTCCGCTGGAACTGCCCGAGGGCCGTCGTACCTGGACGGACATCGGTTACCGGGAGCGCGGCCCGGTCGGCCTGCTGCGGTTCTCCTTCCCCGGCGGGGCGATGAGCACCGCGCACTGCCGGCGGCTGCTCGCGGCCTACCGCTTCGCGTGCGCCCGGCCGACCACGGCGCTGGTGCTCGGCGGGGGCCGGGACTTCTTCTCCAACGGCATCCACCTCAACGTGATCGAGGCGGCGGCCGATCCGGCCCAGGAGTCCTGGGCCAACATCACCGCGATGGACGACCTGGTCGAGGCCGTCCTGACCACCACCGACCGGCTGGTGGTGGCCGCGTTGGGCGGCAACGCCTCGGCGGGCGGGGTGGCGCTGGCCCTCGCGGCGGACGAGGTGTGGTGCCGGGAGGGCGCCGTGCTGAACCCGCACTACCGCCTGATGGGGCTGTACGGCTCCGAGTACTGGACGTACACCCTGCCGAGGCGGGTCGGACCCGCGGTCGCGGACCGGCTGTCCCGGGCGGCGCTTCCGGTGACCGCCGGCACGGCCCAGCGGCTGGGGCTGGTGGACCGGGTCGTCGAGGCGGGCCCGCAGGACTTCGGGACCGAGGTGGAGCGTTTCGCCGGGCTGCTGGCCGCCGGCCCGGCCGTGCACGACCGGATCGCGGCGAAGAAGGAGGTCCGGGAGCGCGACGAGGCCCTCCGGCCGCTCGCCGGGTACCGGGCCCGGGAGCTGGCCCGGATGCACCGCACGTTCTTCACCCCGCAGGAGCCCTACCACGCCCTGCGCTCCGCCTTCGTGGCCAAGAAGTCGCCGCCGGGCACGCCCGCGCACCTGCGGCCACCGGCCATGGACCGGACCTACCGGGAGGGCTGA
- a CDS encoding YceI family protein translates to MTDAPPADLTGTYTIDPAHTQIGFVARHAMVTKVRGAFNEFEGTAHLDGADPAKSTASVTIKAASIDTRNEQRDGHLRTNDFLDAPKYPDITFTSTGVEKLDDTHYRLSGGLTIKETTRPISIDFEYQGAARDPFGNLRVGFEGSVPISRKEYGITWNAALEGGGVLVGDKVVLEFEISAIKQD, encoded by the coding sequence ATGACCGACGCCCCGCCCGCAGACCTGACCGGGACCTACACGATCGACCCCGCCCACACCCAGATCGGTTTCGTGGCCCGCCACGCGATGGTGACCAAGGTGCGCGGTGCGTTCAACGAGTTCGAGGGCACCGCGCACCTGGACGGCGCCGACCCGGCGAAGTCGACCGCGTCCGTCACCATCAAGGCCGCCAGCATCGACACCCGCAACGAACAGCGCGACGGCCACCTGCGGACCAACGACTTCCTGGACGCGCCGAAGTACCCGGACATCACCTTCACGTCCACCGGCGTGGAGAAGCTCGACGACACGCACTACCGGCTCTCCGGCGGCCTGACCATCAAGGAGACCACCCGGCCGATCAGCATCGACTTCGAGTACCAGGGCGCCGCGCGCGATCCGTTCGGCAACCTCCGGGTCGGCTTCGAGGGCTCGGTGCCGATCAGCCGCAAGGAGTACGGGATCACCTGGAACGCGGCCCTGGAGGGCGGCGGCGTACTGGTCGGCGACAAGGTGGTGCTCGAATTCGAGATCTCCGCGATCAAGCAGGACTGA
- a CDS encoding GntR family transcriptional regulator, giving the protein MEHAGADAGADGDAEQRPGGGRGAGRLTPQALCRAMREDVIRGVHRPGRRLTEEAMAARYGVSRVPVREALRTLEAEGFVQSRPYAGIVVVELDDAEAEDLLEVRALLEPLGAQRAAARRTDEQVGRLKELLLLGQEALEDDRLEELARLNSRFHEVIAEASGSRTLSRLVTQLSQKIAWVYSVELPRRADDSWREHAEIVAAVEHGDPERARAAVAGHIAAARTAYRRRTAGSQAAQE; this is encoded by the coding sequence ATGGAGCATGCGGGTGCCGATGCGGGTGCCGATGGGGACGCCGAGCAGCGGCCCGGCGGTGGTCGCGGTGCCGGGCGGCTCACGCCCCAGGCGCTCTGCCGGGCGATGCGCGAGGACGTGATCCGGGGCGTGCACCGCCCCGGTCGGCGACTCACCGAGGAGGCGATGGCGGCCCGCTACGGCGTCTCCCGGGTCCCCGTCCGGGAGGCACTGCGCACCCTGGAGGCCGAGGGCTTCGTTCAGTCCCGGCCCTATGCCGGGATCGTGGTGGTCGAACTGGACGACGCCGAGGCCGAGGACCTGCTGGAGGTGCGCGCCCTGCTGGAGCCGCTGGGCGCGCAACGGGCGGCCGCCCGGCGCACGGACGAGCAGGTGGGGAGGCTGAAGGAGCTTCTGCTGCTCGGCCAGGAGGCGCTGGAGGACGACCGGCTGGAGGAGCTGGCCCGGCTCAACAGCCGCTTCCACGAGGTGATCGCCGAGGCGTCGGGCAGCCGGACGCTGAGCCGGCTGGTCACCCAGCTCAGCCAGAAGATCGCCTGGGTCTACTCGGTCGAGCTGCCCCGGCGGGCCGACGACTCCTGGCGCGAGCACGCGGAGATCGTCGCAGCCGTCGAACACGGCGATCCGGAGCGGGCCCGGGCGGCCGTCGCGGGCCACATCGCGGCCGCCCGTACCGCCTACCGGCGGCGGACCGCCGGGAGCCAGGCCGCGCAGGAGTGA
- a CDS encoding bile acid:sodium symporter family protein — protein MNSLTRALRGTAGRLGVDPYILAILATVGLALLLPARGAAANGLEHVTTAAIAVLFFLYGARLSTRAALDGMRNWRLHLTILLASFAVFPLLGLAAEAAARPLLTPELAKGLLFLCLLPSTVQSSIAFTSIAGGSVAAAVCAASFSSLLGIVVTPVLASALLGGGAVRVDAGSVLTLVLQLLVPFLLGQFSRRWTAHRIAAHRRVLTLVDRGSILLVVYSAFSAGVVTGVWHSVSAGRLLILTGFCVLVLAAALALTDQAGRRLRFSRADRIAIVFCGSKKSLAGGLPMAAVLFGAQDLALMVLPLMLFHQIQLMVCTVLARRWAPAGPTSAPAGTAAVRPARTAPARHTVPAPPRSQPVR, from the coding sequence GTGAACAGCCTCACCCGCGCGCTGCGCGGCACCGCCGGCCGGCTCGGCGTGGACCCGTACATCCTGGCCATCCTCGCCACGGTCGGCCTCGCCCTGCTGCTCCCGGCCCGGGGGGCGGCGGCGAACGGGTTGGAGCACGTCACGACCGCCGCCATCGCGGTGCTCTTCTTCCTCTACGGTGCCCGCCTGTCCACCCGCGCCGCCCTGGACGGGATGCGGAACTGGCGGCTGCACCTGACCATCCTGCTGGCCAGTTTCGCCGTGTTCCCCCTGCTGGGGCTGGCCGCGGAGGCGGCGGCCCGGCCGCTGCTCACCCCGGAACTGGCCAAGGGTCTGCTCTTCCTCTGCCTGCTGCCCTCCACCGTGCAGTCCTCCATCGCGTTCACCTCGATCGCGGGCGGAAGCGTCGCGGCCGCGGTGTGCGCCGCCTCCTTCTCCAGCCTGCTGGGCATCGTCGTGACACCCGTGCTGGCCTCCGCCCTGCTGGGCGGCGGCGCCGTCCGCGTGGACGCCGGATCGGTGCTGACCCTGGTCCTGCAGTTGCTGGTGCCGTTCCTGCTCGGGCAGTTCTCGCGGCGCTGGACGGCGCACAGGATCGCGGCGCACCGGCGGGTGCTGACGCTGGTCGACCGGGGATCGATCCTGCTGGTCGTATACAGCGCCTTCAGTGCGGGGGTGGTGACCGGGGTCTGGCACTCGGTGTCGGCCGGCCGGCTGCTGATCCTGACGGGGTTCTGCGTACTCGTCCTGGCGGCCGCGCTCGCGCTCACCGACCAGGCCGGACGACGGCTGCGGTTCTCCCGGGCGGACCGGATCGCCATCGTCTTCTGCGGCTCCAAGAAGAGCCTGGCCGGCGGGCTGCCGATGGCCGCCGTACTGTTCGGCGCCCAGGACCTGGCGCTGATGGTCCTGCCGCTGATGCTCTTCCACCAGATCCAGTTGATGGTCTGCACCGTGCTGGCCAGGCGCTGGGCCCCCGCCGGACCGACCAGTGCGCCGGCCGGCACCGCGGCGGTCCGCCCGGCCCGCACCGCACCGGCCCGGCACACCGTGCCCGCACCGCCCCGGTCGCAGCCGGTCCGCTGA
- a CDS encoding (Fe-S)-binding protein, with amino-acid sequence MRVALFVTCVNDALYPRTGRAVVALLERLGVEVDFPEAQSCCGQPQFNTGYRHLTEPLVGRHAAAFRRYDHVVTPSASCAAMVRDNYPRIAAKARAEGRGAFAEAAEAAAPRTYELTEFLLDVLRTDDVGAYFPHAVTYHPTCHGLRALGLGERPRRLLGQVRGLELRELEGAEECCGFGGTFAVKNPAVSAAMGADKARHIRDTGARAVCAVDNSCLMHIGGTLARDGSPVRPIHLAEILASTEETPYPWDEAR; translated from the coding sequence GTGCGCGTAGCGCTGTTCGTCACCTGCGTCAACGACGCGCTGTACCCCCGCACCGGCCGGGCCGTGGTCGCGCTGCTGGAACGGCTCGGTGTGGAGGTGGACTTCCCCGAGGCCCAGAGCTGCTGCGGCCAGCCGCAGTTCAACACCGGCTACCGCCACCTGACCGAGCCGCTGGTCGGCCGGCACGCCGCCGCGTTCCGCCGGTACGACCACGTGGTCACCCCGTCCGCGTCCTGCGCGGCCATGGTCCGTGACAACTACCCCCGGATCGCCGCCAAGGCGCGGGCCGAGGGTCGCGGCGCGTTCGCCGAGGCGGCCGAGGCCGCGGCGCCCAGGACGTACGAACTCACCGAGTTCCTGCTGGACGTGCTGAGAACGGACGACGTCGGCGCGTACTTCCCGCACGCCGTCACCTACCACCCGACCTGCCACGGCCTGCGCGCACTCGGCCTCGGCGAGCGGCCCCGGCGACTGCTGGGGCAGGTCAGGGGTCTCGAACTGCGCGAGCTGGAGGGGGCCGAGGAGTGCTGCGGCTTCGGCGGCACCTTCGCGGTCAAGAACCCGGCCGTCTCCGCCGCGATGGGCGCCGACAAGGCCCGGCACATCCGTGACACCGGCGCCCGGGCCGTCTGCGCCGTCGACAACTCCTGCCTGATGCACATCGGCGGCACGCTCGCGCGTGACGGTTCACCGGTGCGCCCGATCCACCTCGCCGAAATCCTCGCCTCCACCGAGGAGACCCCCTACCCCTGGGACGAGGCCCGATGA
- a CDS encoding lactate utilization protein B — MSGTYLGMPAFPAAAATSTRDTRLRANLRRATHTIRDKRATAVAELDDWPLLRAAGAAVKDRTLRHLDHYLEQAEAAVTAAGGRVHWAADAEEANRIVTELVRATGEREVVKVKSMATQEIGLNDALERAGIRAYETDLAELIVQLGDDLPSHILVPAIHRDRAEIRDIFAGAMADWGRPAPEGLTDDPRALAEAARLHLREKFLRARVGISGANFLVAETGTLVVVESEGNGRMCLTLPETLISVVGIEKVVPTWQDLEVYLQLLPRSSTAERMNPYTSTWTGTTDRDGPRSFHLVLLDNGRTDTLADTVGRQALRCIRCSACLNVCPVYERAGGHAYGSAYPGPIGAVLTPQLRGVQSDLDASLPYASTLCGACYDVCPVAIDIPEILVHLRERVVEGGPVTIRGTRTTIRPAKGHALERAALRTAGWTLDHPGVLRAAQRLGSRTRRFHPRRLPGPGRAWSDTRDLPTLPAESFRDWWRRTRESDHQEGKAP; from the coding sequence ATGAGCGGCACCTATCTCGGCATGCCCGCGTTCCCGGCGGCGGCCGCCACCTCGACCCGGGACACCCGGCTGCGCGCCAACCTGCGCCGCGCCACCCACACCATCCGCGACAAGCGCGCCACCGCCGTCGCGGAACTCGACGACTGGCCACTGCTGCGGGCCGCCGGGGCGGCCGTCAAGGACCGCACGCTGCGCCACCTCGACCACTACCTGGAGCAGGCCGAGGCCGCCGTCACCGCCGCCGGCGGCCGGGTGCACTGGGCCGCCGACGCCGAGGAGGCCAACCGGATCGTCACCGAGCTGGTACGGGCCACCGGCGAGCGAGAGGTGGTCAAGGTCAAGTCGATGGCCACCCAGGAGATCGGCCTCAACGACGCCCTGGAGCGGGCCGGCATCCGCGCCTACGAGACCGATCTCGCCGAGCTGATCGTGCAGTTGGGCGACGACCTGCCCTCGCACATCCTCGTCCCGGCGATCCACCGCGACCGCGCCGAGATCCGCGACATCTTCGCCGGCGCGATGGCCGACTGGGGCCGGCCCGCCCCCGAGGGCCTGACCGACGATCCCCGCGCGCTGGCCGAGGCCGCCCGGCTGCACCTGCGGGAGAAGTTCCTGCGGGCCAGGGTCGGGATCTCCGGCGCCAACTTCCTGGTCGCGGAGACCGGGACGCTGGTGGTGGTGGAGTCCGAGGGCAACGGACGGATGTGCCTGACCCTGCCCGAAACGCTGATCTCGGTGGTGGGCATCGAGAAGGTGGTGCCGACCTGGCAGGACCTGGAGGTGTACCTGCAGTTGCTGCCCCGTTCCTCCACCGCCGAGCGGATGAACCCGTACACCTCCACCTGGACCGGCACCACCGACCGGGACGGCCCGCGCTCCTTCCACCTCGTCCTGCTCGACAACGGCCGCACGGACACCCTCGCCGACACCGTCGGCCGGCAGGCGCTGCGCTGCATCCGCTGCTCCGCCTGCCTCAACGTCTGCCCCGTCTACGAGCGGGCCGGCGGCCACGCCTACGGCTCCGCCTACCCCGGCCCGATCGGCGCCGTCCTGACACCGCAACTGCGCGGTGTGCAGAGCGATCTGGACGCCTCCCTGCCGTACGCCTCCACGCTCTGCGGCGCCTGCTACGACGTGTGCCCGGTCGCCATCGACATCCCCGAGATCCTGGTGCACCTGCGCGAACGGGTGGTCGAGGGCGGGCCGGTGACGATTCGCGGCACCCGCACCACCATCCGGCCGGCGAAGGGCCACGCCCTCGAACGGGCCGCCCTTCGAACCGCCGGCTGGACGCTGGACCACCCCGGTGTGCTGCGCGCCGCCCAGCGCCTGGGCAGCCGTACCCGCCGCTTCCACCCCCGCCGCCTGCCCGGCCCCGGCCGGGCCTGGAGCGACACCCGTGACCTGCCGACGCTCCCCGCCGAATCCTTCCGGGACTGGTGGCGGCGCACCCGCGAGAGCGACCACCAGGAGGGAAAGGCGCCATGA
- a CDS encoding lactate utilization protein C has product MSSREEVLGRIRRALADVPADERPQDVPVARTYRRVHGERTAAQRVDLLAENLADYRAVVHRCRLDELPSVLAALLAARGTRSVVVPDGLPSSWLAGAHGVEHVPDDAALGTRALDTVDSVVTGCAVAIAETGTLVLDAGPAQGRRRITLIPDHHVCVVRTGDQVVDSVAEALERLDPLRPLTWISGPSATSDIELDRVEGVHGPRTLEVVLADG; this is encoded by the coding sequence ATGAGCAGTCGCGAGGAGGTCCTCGGCCGGATCCGCCGCGCCCTGGCGGACGTTCCCGCCGACGAGCGGCCGCAGGACGTGCCGGTCGCCCGGACGTACCGGCGGGTGCACGGCGAACGCACAGCGGCGCAGCGCGTGGACCTGCTGGCCGAGAACCTGGCCGACTACCGCGCCGTGGTCCACCGCTGCCGGCTGGACGAACTCCCCTCCGTACTGGCCGCACTGCTCGCCGCGAGGGGCACGCGCTCGGTCGTCGTCCCGGACGGCCTGCCGAGCTCCTGGCTCGCCGGGGCGCACGGGGTCGAGCACGTTCCGGACGACGCCGCGCTCGGCACCCGGGCACTGGACACCGTGGACAGCGTCGTCACCGGCTGCGCGGTGGCGATCGCCGAGACCGGCACCCTCGTACTGGACGCCGGACCCGCCCAGGGCCGACGCCGGATCACGCTGATCCCCGATCACCACGTCTGCGTCGTTCGCACCGGCGACCAGGTCGTCGACTCGGTGGCCGAGGCGCTCGAACGGCTGGACCCGCTGCGCCCGTTGACCTGGATCTCCGGTCCCTCCGCCACCAGCGACATCGAACTCGACCGGGTCGAGGGCGTGCACGGCCCCCGGACGCTGGAGGTCGTGCTGGCGGACGGCTGA
- a CDS encoding alpha/beta hydrolase family protein produces MAATEGERSRTQAGPELTLAYGDEHPDQIADVTLPSTAGGPVPLVLFLHGGFWRARYDRSHARPVVDALAAHGYAVASLEYRRVGAGGGWPATFSDVALAADVLPAMIEQAFPGRVDRARMVYAGHSAGGHLALWAAARDRLPPGAPGSLARPPRVAGVVGLGAITDLALSWRLGNGEGAVAELLGGGPEEFPGRYAAADPSTFGAPEAPVVLVHGDQDQRVPVVMGRGYRDTAGAELIELPGTGHFELIDPDSAAWPAVLDALGRVAPVDGRPDPGRSASAEGPTA; encoded by the coding sequence ATGGCAGCGACCGAGGGCGAGCGGAGCCGGACGCAGGCGGGGCCGGAGCTGACCCTGGCGTACGGCGACGAGCACCCGGACCAGATCGCGGACGTGACCCTCCCGTCCACGGCGGGCGGGCCGGTACCGCTGGTGCTGTTTCTGCACGGCGGATTCTGGCGGGCGCGGTACGACCGGTCGCACGCCCGCCCGGTGGTCGACGCGCTGGCCGCGCACGGCTACGCGGTGGCGAGCCTGGAGTACCGGCGGGTCGGAGCGGGTGGCGGCTGGCCGGCCACGTTCTCCGATGTGGCGCTGGCCGCCGACGTGCTGCCGGCGATGATCGAGCAGGCGTTCCCGGGCCGGGTGGACCGTGCCCGGATGGTGTACGCCGGCCATTCGGCCGGAGGCCACCTCGCGCTCTGGGCGGCCGCGCGCGACCGCCTTCCCCCGGGGGCGCCCGGGAGCCTGGCGCGACCACCCCGGGTGGCCGGCGTCGTCGGACTGGGGGCGATCACCGATCTGGCGCTGTCCTGGCGGCTGGGCAACGGCGAGGGCGCCGTGGCCGAGCTCCTCGGCGGCGGCCCGGAGGAGTTCCCCGGACGGTACGCCGCCGCCGACCCGAGCACCTTCGGAGCCCCGGAGGCGCCGGTGGTGCTCGTGCACGGGGACCAGGACCAGCGGGTGCCGGTGGTCATGGGCCGCGGCTACCGCGACACCGCCGGGGCCGAGCTGATCGAACTGCCGGGCACCGGCCACTTCGAGCTGATCGACCCGGACTCGGCGGCCTGGCCCGCCGTCCTGGACGCACTGGGCCGGGTGGCTCCGGTCGACGGACGGCCGGACCCGGGGCGAAGCGCGTCAGCGGAGGGCCCGACGGCCTGA